Proteins co-encoded in one Medicago truncatula cultivar Jemalong A17 chromosome 8, MtrunA17r5.0-ANR, whole genome shotgun sequence genomic window:
- the LOC25502759 gene encoding uncharacterized protein — protein MNSCQLVIHMFHTPIRSLTFPCTTKPPHLNIHLLLSLPAPTLLSSSLNDDSFSIPKSSQFGYSSPEDLFGLEVEFKPRKANSHTREPRSWFGPNGQYIRELPCPSCRGRGYTPCAECGIERSRSDCPKCNGKGLLTCHQCSGDCVIWEESIDERPWERAQSISPLKVKDDDEVDKLDIKLDAKKKSKRVYQSPSPEVGLKISRSLKSLNAKTGLFSKRMKIIHQDPTLQAQRVAAIKKAKRTVSARNHASKTMKDFFSDPINREKRSMAMQGVKFYCQNCGREGHRRHYCPELKDGLIDRRFTCRLCGEKGHNRRTCSKLRISHSDGRVIKHHRCKICRQYGHNRRTCPQVISNKRMDMTSQRVYKCRLCQKEGHNSRTCPSRIVGIEHSLE, from the exons ATGAATTCTTGCCAACTAGTGATTCACATGTTCCACACTCCAATTCGTTCTCTCACATTTCCATGCACAACAAAACCACCTCACCTCAACATTCATCTCCTCCTTTCCCTTCCTGCACCAACGCTCCTTTCCTCTTCACTCAATGATGATTCCTTTTCCATTCCAAAATCATCCCAG TTTGGGTACAGTTCTCCAGAGGATCTGTTTGGGCTGGAGGTGGAATTTAAGCCAAG GAAAGCTAACTCTCATACAAGAGAACCAAGGTCTTGGTTTGGTCCAAATGGACAATATATCAGAGAGCTACCTTGTCCAAGTTGTCGAGGAAGGGGTTATACTCCTTGTGCAGAATGTGGAATAGAACGATCTAGATCAGACTGTCCAAAATGTAATGGAAAG GGTTTACTGACTTGCCACCAGTGCTCTGGAGATTGTGTTATATGGGAAGAGTCGATTGATGAACGACCATGGGAGAGAGCTCAATCAAT ATCTCCACTCAAAGTGAAGGATGACGATGAAGTTGACAAATTGGACATAAAGCTAGATGCAAAGAAAAAATCCAAGCGTGTTTACCAGTCACCATCTCCTGAAGTTGGATTGAAGATTAGTCGTTCATTAAAA AGTCTCAATGCCAAAACTGGTCTATTTAGCAAACGAATGAAGATCATCCACCAGGATCCCACGCTTCAGGCACAGCGAGTGGCCGCTATTAAG AAAGCCAAGAGGACTGTTTCAGCGAGAAATCATGCTTCCAAAACTATGAAAGATTTCTTTAGTGATCCAATAAACCGTGAAAAAAGGAGCATGGCCATGCAAG GTGTGAAATTCTATTGTCAAAACTGTGGACGTGAAGGACATAGGAGACACTACTGTCCAGAACTAAAGGATGGTTTGATTGATCGGCGATTCACATGTAGACTATGTGGCGAAAAAGGCCACAACAGAAGAACATGCAGTAAGTTAAGGATAAGCCATAGTGATGGGAGAGTTATAAAACATCATCGATGTAAAATATGTCGACAATATGGCCATAACCGAAGAACATGCcctcaagttatttcaaataaaagaaTGGATATGACATCTCAGAGAGTATACAAATGTCGATTGTGCCAGAAAGAGGGACACAATAGTAGGACATGTCCTAGTAGAATAGTTGGCATTGAACATTCTCTAGAATAA
- the LOC25502761 gene encoding receptor kinase-like protein Xa21, protein MPEEIGYLDKLEQLLLANNSFTGSIPSKIFNMSSLIGLYLEQNHLSGIIPSNTGYNLPSLQYLQLDHNNFVGNIPNSIFNSSNLIVFQLSDNAFSGTLPNIAFGDLRLLKSFYTYGNNLTIEDSHQFFTSLTNCRYLKYLDLSGNHVLPNLPKSIGNITSEYIRAKSCGIGGYIPLEVGNMTNLLYFNLYGCFKGLEKLQVLSLAYNALKGSFIDELCLIKSLGELYLENNKLSGVLPTCSGNMTSLRKLNVGSNNLNSKIPSSLWGLTDILMLDLSSNAFIGDFPPDIGNLRELVILDLSRNQISSNIPTTISSLQNLQNLSLAHNKLNGPIPTSLGKMISLISLDLSQNMLTGAVPKSLESLVYLQNINFSYNRLQGEIPDGGPFKNCTAISFMHSGPLCGNLRLQVPPCGKNRILKRKRIKITLERGLSALGALRRISYYELLQATNGFNERKLLGRGSFGSVYQGELPDGEIIAVKVFDLQSEAKSKSFDAECNAMRNLRHRNLVKIISSCSNLDFKSLVMEFMSNGSVDSWLYSNNYCLSFLQRLNIMIDAASSIPVVHCDLKPSNVLLDENMVAHVSDFGIAKLMDEGQSETHTQTLATIGYLAPKYGSKGIVSVKGDVYSYGIMLMEIFTRKRPTDDMFVAELSLKTWISGSLPNSIMEVMDSNLVQITGDQIDDISTHMSSIFSLALSCCEDSPEARINTADVIASLIKIKALVLGANRV, encoded by the exons ATGCCTGAGGAGATTGGCTATCTTGATAAACTTGAGCAGCTACTATTGGCAAACAATAGCTTTACTGGATCTATACCTTCCAAAATCTTCAACATGTCATCACTGATAGGCTTGTATCTTGAACAAAATCACCTCTCCGGGATAATTCCATCAAATACGGGATATAACCTTCCTAGCTTGCAGTATCTACAATTGGATCATaacaattttgttggaaatattCCAAATAGTATATTCAACTCTTCTAATCTTATTGTATTTCAATTGAGTGACAATGCATTCAGTGGAACTCTACCCAATATTGCTTTTGGAGATTTAAGGCTCCTCAAATCATTTTACACATATGGCAACAATTTGACAATAGAAGATTCTCATCAATTCTTTACTTCCTTGACGAATTGTAGATATTTGAAATATCTTGACTTATCAGGGAATCATGTACTACCCAATCTTCCAAAGTCAATTGGAAACATAACTTCAGAATACATCAGGGCAAAATCATGTGGAATTGGTGGTTATATTCCCCTAGAAGTTGGAAACATGACCAACTTGCTATATTTTAATCTGTATggctgtt TCAAAGGGCTAGAGAAGCTTCAAGTATTGTCTCTTGCTTACAATGCACTCAAAGGATCATTCATTGATGAGCTCTGTCTAATTAAGAGTTTAGGTGAGTTGTATCTAGAAAATAATAAGCTTTCTGGTGTTTTACCAACATGTTCGGGAAATATGACTTCTCTTAGAAAATTGAACGTAGGATCTAACAATTTGAACTCTAAGATACCTTCATCTCTTTGGGGTCTCACTGATATATTAATGTTAGATTTGTCCTCCAATGCTTTTATTGGTGATTTTCCACCCGATATTGGGAATTTGAGAGAACTTGTAATATTAGATCTATCAAGAAATCAAATTTCAAGCAACATTCCTACAACCATCAGTTCCTTACAAAATTTGCAGAATCTCTCCTTGGCTCATAATAAATTGAATGGGCCAATTCCCACATCACTTGGTAAAATGATAAGCTTAATCTCCTTGGACTTGTCCCAAAATATGCTAACAGGTGCTGTTCCCAAATCCTTAGAATCACTTGTGTATCTTCAAAACATCAACTTCTCATATAATAGATTACAAGGAGAGATTCCTGATGGTGGACCTTTCAAGAACTGCACAGCTATATCTTTTATGCATAGTGGACCACTTTGTGGAAATCTTCGCCTACAAGTACCACCTTGTGGCAAAAACAGAAT ACTTAAAaggaaaagaattaaaattacTCTTGAAAGGGGTTTATCAGCTTTAGGAGCTCTAAGAAGAATATCATATTATGAACTTTTGCAAGCAACAAATGGATTCAATGAGAGAAAATTACTTGGAAGGGGGAGCTTTGGCTCTGTGTATCAAGGGGAGCTTCCTGATGGTGAGATTATTGCAGTCAAAGTATTTGATTTGCAATCAGAGGCAAAATCAAAGAGCTTTGATGCAGAATGCAATGCAATGAGAAATCTACGACATCGAAATCTGGTAAAGATTATCAGTAGTTGCTCAAATCTTGATTTCAAATCATTGGTGATGGAGTTCATGTCAAATGGAAGTGTAGACAGTTGGTTATATTCAAATAACTATTGTCTAAGTTTCTTGCAAAGGTTAAATATAATGATAGATGCTGCATCTTCAATACCAGTGGTTCATTGTGATCTAAAGCCTTCCAATGTCTTGTTGGATGAAAATATGGTTGCACATGTTAGCGATTTTGGTATTGCAAAGCTCATGGATGAAGGACAATCTGAAACTCATACACAAACTTTGGCTACTATTGGATACCTTGCACCAA AGTATGGATCTAAAGGAATTGTTTCTGTCAAAGGAGATGTGTACAGCTATGGGATTATGCTAATGGAAATCTTCACAAGAAAAAGGCCAACAGATGATATGTTTGTTGCAGAACTAAGCTTGAAGACATGGATCAGTGGATCATTGCCTAATTCAATTATGGAGGTCATGGATTCAAATTTAGTCCAAATAActggggaccaaattgatgataTATCGACTCACATGTCATCTATTTTTAGTTTAGCCCTGAGTTGTTGTGAAGATTCACCTGAAGCAAGAATCAATACGGCAGATGTTATTGCGTCGCTAATCAAAATCAAGGCTTTGGTTCTTGGCGCAAACAGGGTCTAG